In the Chroicocephalus ridibundus chromosome 15, bChrRid1.1, whole genome shotgun sequence genome, one interval contains:
- the LOC134523920 gene encoding ly6/PLAUR domain-containing protein 1-like: MLSGRMPGGAHGILSLMTVVFVLPEVSGLQCYGCNIIVGTKNVDMGCSNPEVITCSHSHQGFKHRFCIKTESVVLGILLTSGCATSRHCQQQELPGVRIHCCDTDLCNGSPRAPRPPPGLAGTCLLLPCVLAALLLS, from the exons ATGCTCTCAGGACGCATGCCTGGAGGCGCCCATGGGATCCTCTCGCTGATGACCGTGGTCTTCGTCCTCCCCGAGG TGTCCGGACTCCAGTGTTATGGCTGCAACATCATCGTTGGCACCAAAAATGTGGACATGGGGTGCTCCAACCCAGAGGTGATCACCTGCTCCCACTCCCACCAGGGCTTCAAACACCGGTTCTGCATTAAGACAGAGAGCG TGGTCCTGGGCATCCTGCTGACCAGCGGCTGTGCCACCTCCCGtcactgccagcagcaggagctgccggggGTCCGCATCCACTGCTGCGACACAGACCTCTGCAACGgctccccccgtgccccccggccgccccccggcctCGCTGgcacctgcctcctgctgccctgcgTCCTCgctgccctgctcctctcctga